Proteins encoded within one genomic window of Amycolatopsis sp. 2-15:
- a CDS encoding SigE family RNA polymerase sigma factor, which produces MGHRDWEADYTAFVHSRASALRTTAYVLSGEWHRADDLVQTTLVKLYVIWPRLVRQGGLDAYARTVLVRTFVRENRRKWRQLELTSSAPPDTTALPETDHAGRLAVRAALAQVPPRQRAVLVLRFWNDLSVGETATALGCSEGTVKSQTARGLATLKRALGPPGFRDPFPEESER; this is translated from the coding sequence GTGGGTCACCGGGACTGGGAGGCGGACTACACCGCATTCGTGCACAGTCGTGCCTCGGCGCTGCGGACCACCGCGTATGTGCTCAGCGGCGAATGGCACCGCGCCGACGACCTGGTGCAGACCACCCTCGTCAAGCTCTACGTGATCTGGCCGCGCCTGGTGCGCCAGGGTGGCCTCGACGCCTACGCGCGCACCGTGCTCGTGCGCACATTCGTGCGGGAGAACCGGCGCAAGTGGCGCCAGCTGGAACTGACCTCCTCCGCCCCGCCCGACACCACCGCTCTGCCCGAAACCGACCACGCCGGCCGGCTCGCCGTGCGCGCGGCGCTGGCGCAGGTGCCGCCGCGGCAGCGGGCCGTGCTCGTGCTGCGCTTCTGGAACGACCTCAGCGTCGGCGAGACGGCCACCGCCCTCGGGTGCAGCGAGGGCACCGTGAAAAGCCAGACCGCCCGCGGCCTCGCCACGCTCAAACGCGCGCTCGGCCCGCCGGGTTTCCGCGACCCGTTCCCCGAGGAGAGCGAGCGATGA
- a CDS encoding SH3-like domain-containing protein, translating to MLEKRRLVIRPPHDLGGLPEGRLVRSEHDMTPFEKSCHALLNVLDRHKLVNTEEKRRGVEDLGSEIIGKLTYYERWAVSASKVLIEKKIITSEELGKKMTEIRERLTED from the coding sequence GTGCTGGAGAAACGCAGGCTGGTCATCCGGCCGCCCCACGATCTCGGCGGGTTGCCGGAAGGGCGGCTCGTCCGCTCCGAGCACGACATGACGCCGTTCGAAAAGAGCTGCCACGCGCTGCTGAACGTGCTCGACAGGCACAAATTGGTGAACACCGAGGAAAAACGCCGTGGTGTGGAGGATCTCGGGTCGGAGATCATCGGCAAGCTCACCTACTACGAGCGGTGGGCGGTTTCGGCGTCGAAGGTCCTGATCGAGAAGAAGATCATCACCAGTGAAGAGCTGGGGAAGAAGATGACCGAGAT
- a CDS encoding alpha/beta fold hydrolase, with amino-acid sequence MADAPIVLLNGFYHGSWAWSEVITELAARGRAAVAVDLAAHGLHAVAPESATRRPFDAGAFATEPSPVFGIGLDAAADLLIGRLKAIGGGRRLPAVAHSMGGAVLTRAAEREPGLFAHLYYLAAYMPASDTPCLVYPSLPEGQSNRFMTLLVGDPESTGALRIDPGNPDPEVQKAIREAFYGDVEEPKAAAAIAMLSCDAPVAMVVESTTLTGSGWGSVPRTYIRCTQDRTIPAELQTLFVSQADAAFPGNRTSVFDLTTSHSAFLSAPDQVADVLTDSPKG; translated from the coding sequence GTGGCGGATGCCCCGATCGTTCTGCTGAACGGCTTCTACCACGGCTCGTGGGCGTGGTCGGAAGTGATCACCGAGCTCGCCGCGCGAGGACGCGCGGCCGTCGCGGTGGACCTGGCCGCGCACGGACTGCACGCCGTGGCACCCGAGTCGGCCACGCGCCGGCCCTTCGACGCCGGCGCGTTCGCCACCGAACCGTCGCCGGTCTTCGGGATCGGCCTGGACGCGGCGGCCGACCTTCTGATCGGCCGGCTCAAGGCGATCGGCGGCGGGCGGCGGCTTCCCGCGGTCGCCCACAGCATGGGCGGCGCGGTGCTGACCAGGGCGGCGGAACGCGAACCCGGACTCTTCGCGCACCTCTACTACCTCGCCGCGTACATGCCGGCCTCCGACACGCCGTGCCTGGTGTACCCGTCGCTGCCGGAAGGGCAGAGCAACCGCTTCATGACACTGCTGGTCGGCGACCCCGAAAGCACCGGCGCACTGCGGATCGACCCCGGCAATCCGGACCCCGAGGTACAAAAGGCCATCCGCGAGGCGTTCTACGGCGACGTCGAAGAACCGAAAGCGGCAGCCGCGATCGCGATGCTCAGCTGCGACGCACCCGTGGCGATGGTGGTGGAAAGCACGACGCTCACCGGATCGGGCTGGGGTTCGGTTCCCCGCACGTACATCCGGTGCACACAGGACCGCACTATTCCCGCCGAGCTGCAGACGCTTTTCGTCAGCCAGGCCGATGCGGCATTCCCCGGAAACCGGACCAGCGTTTTCGATCTCACCACGTCGCATTCGGCCTTCCTGTCCGCTCCCGACCAGGTCGCGGACGTCCTCACCGATTCCCCGAAAGGCTGA
- a CDS encoding glycosyltransferase family 39 protein: MTTLLSAPTPATTPTGASARLGYLRAAGVYLAVRVVGVVVLALFASSTGQPLLDRLTAWDGQWYLAIADDGYSGITHGLVDAAGNFAPNTPLAFFPLYPFLMHALATGTGLDSTTAGLLISAIAGIVAALGVYRLGKRAGEERTGLLLVALWAGAPLSITLSMVYTEALFTAFVAWALVGLVEKRWALAALCCVAAGLTRPTAVVLVGVVVFAGVVAFVRAPRPAPLVAAAAAPVGLVGYWLWVANRTGSLFGWFDLEWHGWNTRFDAGAETFGFVGRQLVQGRSVMEVGNVFVVFLAIIAAVLLLLRLRERPSWWPLILFGVGMVVLVAGTAGIPFAKARFLLPGFVLLLPLAQGLTGRRRSTAIAATAGVVLVGCWFSAYALTGWRYAI, from the coding sequence ATGACCACGTTGTTGTCCGCCCCGACTCCGGCCACGACCCCCACCGGAGCCTCCGCGCGGCTCGGTTACCTGCGTGCCGCCGGGGTGTACCTCGCGGTGCGAGTGGTCGGGGTGGTGGTGCTGGCGTTGTTCGCGTCGAGTACCGGGCAGCCGTTGCTCGACCGGCTCACCGCGTGGGACGGGCAGTGGTACCTGGCGATCGCGGACGACGGCTACAGCGGGATCACCCACGGGCTCGTCGACGCCGCCGGGAACTTCGCCCCGAACACGCCGCTGGCGTTTTTCCCGTTGTACCCGTTCCTCATGCACGCGTTGGCGACCGGCACCGGGCTCGACAGCACCACCGCCGGGCTGCTGATCAGCGCCATCGCGGGGATCGTGGCGGCGCTGGGCGTCTACCGCCTGGGCAAAAGGGCCGGCGAGGAGCGCACCGGGCTGCTGCTCGTCGCGCTGTGGGCGGGCGCGCCGCTGTCGATCACGCTCTCGATGGTCTACACGGAAGCCCTGTTCACGGCGTTCGTGGCGTGGGCGCTCGTCGGGCTCGTCGAGAAGCGGTGGGCCCTGGCCGCATTGTGCTGTGTCGCCGCCGGGTTGACGCGGCCGACGGCAGTGGTGCTGGTGGGGGTGGTCGTGTTCGCCGGTGTGGTGGCTTTCGTGCGGGCACCGCGGCCGGCGCCGCTCGTGGCCGCGGCCGCGGCGCCGGTCGGGCTGGTCGGCTACTGGCTGTGGGTCGCGAACCGGACGGGCAGCCTGTTCGGCTGGTTCGACCTCGAGTGGCACGGGTGGAACACGCGCTTCGACGCCGGCGCGGAGACCTTCGGCTTCGTCGGCCGGCAACTCGTGCAAGGCCGGTCGGTGATGGAGGTCGGGAACGTCTTCGTGGTGTTCCTCGCGATCATCGCGGCCGTGCTGCTCCTGCTCAGGCTGCGCGAGCGCCCGAGCTGGTGGCCGCTGATCCTGTTCGGCGTGGGCATGGTGGTGCTCGTGGCCGGCACCGCGGGCATCCCGTTCGCGAAGGCGCGGTTCCTGCTGCCCGGTTTCGTCCTGCTGCTGCCGCTCGCCCAAGGCCTCACCGGACGCCGGCGGAGCACCGCCATCGCGGCGACCGCCGGCGTCGTCCTCGTCGGCTGCTGGTTCAGCGCCTACGCCCTCACTGGCTGGCGCTACGCGATCTGA
- a CDS encoding ricin-type beta-trefoil lectin domain protein, producing the protein MAHDNSYILPLVKQAKSLNPKLSVMATPWSGSAWMKDNNNLIGGSLRSDQNGVFADYLVKFTQAYGAAGVPIDYLSVQNEPRFSAPGYPSMYMEPAQQANIINTLAPKLRAAGLPAKILGYDHNWDVTDFAEQVNNQAGSNVAGSAWHCYGGDPSAQSKVFNDQHKDIFFTECSGHDSDNVANTFADTLRWQGMNLTIGAPRNYARTVALWNMALDNNHGPVIGSCGNCNGVATVTGSNVSYNAEYYVLGHLSKFVQPGAVRIDSTGYGEGGVENVAFRNPDGTIVLVALNTGGTQNFQVSFGGQSFGYQLPGGSMATFTWPGSGGGTTTPPPTGRTGPISGLGGKCLDVTGGSTVNGNQPQLWDCTSGPNQQWTLSSDGTVRGLGKCLDVSGNGTADGTAVQLWDCFGAPNQKWSTGANGSLVNAGSGKCLDVRDGSTANGTKLQIWTCSGGPNQRWSVPA; encoded by the coding sequence GTGGCGCACGACAACTCCTACATCCTGCCGCTGGTCAAGCAGGCCAAGAGCCTGAACCCGAAGCTGTCGGTCATGGCCACGCCGTGGAGCGGGTCGGCGTGGATGAAGGACAACAACAACCTCATCGGCGGCTCGCTGCGCAGCGACCAGAACGGGGTTTTCGCCGACTACCTGGTGAAGTTCACGCAGGCCTACGGGGCGGCGGGGGTGCCGATCGACTACCTGAGCGTGCAGAACGAGCCGCGGTTCTCCGCGCCCGGCTACCCCAGCATGTACATGGAGCCCGCCCAGCAGGCGAACATCATCAACACCCTGGCGCCGAAGCTGCGCGCGGCGGGCCTGCCGGCGAAGATCCTGGGCTACGACCACAACTGGGACGTCACGGACTTCGCCGAACAGGTGAACAACCAGGCCGGCAGCAACGTGGCCGGCTCGGCGTGGCACTGCTACGGCGGTGACCCGTCGGCCCAGTCCAAGGTGTTCAACGACCAGCACAAGGACATCTTCTTCACCGAGTGCTCCGGCCACGACTCCGACAACGTCGCGAACACCTTCGCCGACACGCTGCGGTGGCAGGGCATGAACCTCACGATCGGCGCCCCGCGCAACTACGCGCGCACCGTCGCGCTGTGGAACATGGCGCTGGACAACAACCACGGCCCGGTCATCGGCAGCTGCGGCAACTGCAACGGCGTCGCGACCGTCACCGGCAGCAACGTCTCCTACAACGCCGAGTACTACGTGCTGGGGCACCTGAGCAAGTTCGTGCAGCCCGGTGCCGTGCGGATCGACTCGACCGGCTACGGCGAGGGCGGTGTCGAAAACGTCGCGTTCCGCAACCCGGACGGCACGATCGTGCTCGTCGCGCTCAACACCGGCGGCACGCAGAACTTCCAGGTCTCCTTCGGCGGCCAGTCCTTCGGCTACCAGCTGCCCGGCGGCTCGATGGCCACGTTCACCTGGCCCGGCAGCGGCGGCGGCACCACCACTCCCCCACCCACCGGCCGCACCGGCCCGATCTCCGGCCTCGGCGGGAAGTGCCTCGACGTCACGGGCGGCTCGACCGTCAACGGCAACCAGCCGCAGCTGTGGGACTGCACGTCGGGCCCGAACCAGCAGTGGACGCTCTCCAGTGACGGCACCGTCCGCGGCCTGGGCAAGTGCCTCGACGTCAGCGGCAACGGCACCGCCGACGGCACGGCGGTCCAGCTCTGGGACTGCTTCGGCGCGCCCAACCAGAAGTGGTCGACCGGCGCGAACGGCTCGCTGGTCAACGCGGGCAGCGGCAAGTGCCTGGACGTGAGGGACGGTTCGACGGCCAACGGCACCAAGCTGCAGATCTGGACCTGCTCGGGCGGCCCCAACCAGCGCTGGTCCGTCCCGGCGTAA
- a CDS encoding carboxylesterase family protein has product MIIVETAGGKVRGTNGAFRGIPYATAQRFRPPAPAPGWTGVHAALQAAPAAVQPTSRLDPVIGPMTLPQSEDCLSLNVFTPSVAGSRPVLVWFHGGGFLTGSGGQDWYDGTRLADDADAVVVTVNYRLGVFGFLAFDGVAPPNLGVADQLTALEWVRDNISAFGGDPARVTVGGQSAGGQSALALWSAPAAAGLVHRVALQSAPVSLVPQTRDEAAGWAEKFFDAVGSSDPRELATMPAARLLDGFATFSERTRGQVSTPFQLVADQHLVAGDLITAVKPGPALISWTREEVRAYNPGADADAVEQGTSALFSGELPRLAERFGPGATLLRFDWAAPGNPYGACHCIDLPFLFGTHAAFKGAGMLEGAPDGVADLTDLRRVWERFLHSERPAVASSFLTAV; this is encoded by the coding sequence GTGATCATCGTCGAGACCGCGGGCGGCAAAGTCCGGGGCACGAACGGCGCTTTCCGCGGAATTCCGTACGCGACCGCGCAGCGATTCCGGCCACCGGCGCCCGCACCCGGATGGACAGGCGTGCACGCGGCGCTTCAGGCCGCTCCCGCGGCGGTGCAGCCGACCTCGCGCCTCGACCCGGTGATCGGGCCGATGACGCTGCCGCAGTCGGAAGACTGCTTGTCGCTCAACGTTTTCACGCCGTCGGTCGCCGGATCGCGGCCCGTGCTCGTGTGGTTCCACGGCGGCGGGTTCCTCACCGGCTCCGGCGGCCAGGACTGGTACGACGGCACCCGGCTCGCGGACGACGCCGACGCCGTGGTCGTCACGGTTAACTACCGGCTGGGCGTGTTCGGGTTCCTCGCTTTCGACGGGGTCGCCCCGCCGAACCTCGGCGTCGCCGACCAGCTCACGGCGCTGGAATGGGTGCGGGACAACATCTCCGCGTTCGGCGGGGACCCCGCGCGCGTCACGGTCGGCGGCCAGTCGGCGGGCGGGCAGTCGGCGCTCGCGCTGTGGTCCGCGCCGGCGGCCGCCGGTCTGGTGCACCGGGTCGCACTGCAGAGCGCGCCCGTGAGCCTCGTCCCGCAAACCCGCGACGAAGCCGCGGGCTGGGCGGAGAAGTTCTTCGACGCCGTCGGGTCGAGCGATCCGCGGGAACTCGCGACGATGCCCGCGGCCCGGTTGCTCGACGGGTTCGCGACGTTCTCCGAACGCACGCGAGGGCAGGTCTCGACGCCCTTTCAGCTCGTGGCCGACCAGCACCTCGTCGCCGGCGACCTGATCACCGCCGTGAAGCCGGGTCCCGCCCTGATCAGCTGGACCCGCGAGGAGGTCCGCGCCTACAACCCCGGCGCCGACGCGGACGCGGTCGAGCAGGGTACTTCCGCGCTGTTCAGCGGAGAACTCCCGCGGCTGGCCGAGCGGTTCGGCCCCGGCGCGACGCTGCTGCGCTTCGACTGGGCCGCGCCGGGCAACCCGTACGGCGCCTGCCACTGCATCGACCTCCCGTTCCTCTTCGGCACGCACGCGGCGTTCAAGGGAGCCGGGATGCTCGAGGGTGCGCCGGACGGGGTCGCCGACCTCACCGACCTCCGTCGCGTCTGGGAGCGGTTCCTCCACAGCGAACGGCCGGCGGTCGCGAGCTCGTTCCTCACCGCCGTGTGA